The Corynebacterium sphenisci DSM 44792 genome includes the window CTTCGTGCTGTACCACCCGGAGGCGAAGTACTTCAACGTCTGATCCGCTATCCGCGGGGCCGCACCAGCAGGGTCTGCGTGGAGCGGCCCACCGGGCCGCGCTCGTCGTAGATCTCCGCGGCGGTCATCCCGATCCCGTCCGGGCCGATGGAGCCGCGGGCGGAGATCCCGGTCCAGCCGGGCTCCGGGGCGCGGTGCAGGTGCACCACCAGGTCGGTGTTCATGAAGGTCCACGCCGCCGGGTCCAGGGTGGCGCCGATCCCGTTGGCGGTGTCCACCACGCTCATCAGCCGGCCGATCGGGCTGGGCGGCTCCCCGGAGACGATCGGGTGGTCGGTGCGCACCCAGTGGATCCGGGGCCGCGCGGGGTCGTCCGGGTCGGCGATGGAGCGGGCCCGGATGGAGTCGATGTAGCCGCCGGACCAGCGCAGCAGCGGGGTGTCCGGGTCCCCGGCGCAGGCGTCGGGGCCCGGGATGGGCCGTTCCAGGGCGCGTTCCACCACATCGGTGGGGGTCACCGCCATCCGCCAGGCCGCGGCGGTGGCCACCGCCCGCCACCGGCCGCGCACCTCGGCGAGCAGCTCCGCCTCCACCTTCTGGATCTGCCGGCCGGGCCGGGTCACCCGGGCCCGGGAGCGCAGCTCGGTGTAGGGCACCGCGGAGAGCAGGTCCACCGCGATCCGGGTGATCCGCATACCGTCGTCGGCGGTGCCGGCGCCGCGCTCCAGGGCGCGGGTGAGCAGCGCCGCCGGGGGAGCGCCGTGCTGGAAATCCCCCCAGGCGCCGTGGGTGCGTTCGGTGGGCCGGAAGCGCTCCGCGCCGCCGACGGCGCCGAGGGGCTCGTAGTAGCCGTGCTCGAGATCCTCTTTCATGACCAATAGGATAGCCCTCCGGCGGGGCCGCCGCCGGGGCCCGCGCCGGGTAGGATCGCCGGGCGTGATGAAGGCGATTCTCTGGGACATGGACGGCACCCTGCTCGACTCCGAGCCGCTGTGGGGGCGGGCCACGCATGCGCTCGCCCGGGAGCTCGGCGGGCCGCTGCCGGAGGAGGTGCGGGCCCGCACCATCGGCGGCTCCGCCCCGCGCACCGTGGGCATCATCGCCGAGCACCTCGGCCTGGATCTGGACGCCGCGGCCCGGGCCCGGGCGGGGGAGCGGCTCTTCGAGCTGTTCCTGGAGGCCGCCCGCGGTGGCGCGGAGCTGCGCCCCGGGGTCGCCGGGCTGCTCGCCGAGGCCCGCGCCGCGGGCATCCCGCAGGTGCTGGTCACCAACACGGTGCGCCGGGTCGCCGGGGTGGGCATCGCCGCGATCGGGCCGGGCTGGTTCGCCGGCACGGTCTGCGGCGACGAGGTCCCGGCCGGCAAACCCGCCCCGGACCCCTACCTGGCCGGCGCCCGGATCGCCGGCGCGGCGCCGGGGGAGTGCCTGGCGGTGGAGGATTCCCCGGGCGGGGCGACCGCGGCGGTGGCCGCCGGCTGCCGCACCCTGTACGTGCCCGGCCCCGGGGTGGGGCCGGCCCCGGCGGGGGCCGGGGAGCTGGCGGCGCTCACCGGGCGCCGGGATCTGGCGGGGGTCGACCTGGCGGCGCTGGGGGAGCTGCACCGCAGGCTCGGCGGTGTGGAACAATGACCCGCGTGAAGGACTTTGACACCCTGTACCAGCAGCTGCGCGCCCGCGCCGAGGAGCGCCCGGAGGGCTCGGCCACGGTGGCCATGCTCGACGCCGGCGTGCACGCCCAGGGCAAGAAGATCATGGAGGAGGCCGGCGAGGTGTGGCTCGCCGCCGAGCACGAGTCCGACGAGGCCCTCGCCGAGGAGATCTCCCAGCTCATCTACTGGCTGCAGGTGATCATGGTCGGCCGCGGGCTCACCCCCGAGGACGTCTACCGGCACCTCTAGCCGCCGCCCGCCCCGCCGTACCCCGACCCCCGCCGAACCAGGAGAAACCACCGCATGCTGCGCGTCGCCGTCCCCAACAAGGGCTCCCTGTCGGAAGCCGCCCTCGACATCCTGCACGAGGCCGGCTACGCCGGCCGGGGCGACAGCAAGCGGCTCACCGTCGCCGACCGGGCCAACGGGATCGAGTTCTTCTTCCTGCGGCCCAAGGACATCCCGATCTACGTCGGCGACGGGCAGCTGCACCTGGGCATCACCGGCCGGGACCTGGCCGCCGATTCGCTGGCCCCGGTGGACGAGGTGCTGTCCCTGGGCTTCGGCGCCTCCACCTTCCGCTACGCCGCCCCGGCGGGGCAGGAGTGGAGCGTCGAGCGCCTCGCCGGCACCCGGATCGCGACCAGCTACCCGAACCTGGTGCGCCGGGACATCGCCGACCGGGGCATCGAGGCGGAGGTGATCCGCCTCGACGGGGCGGTGGAGATCTCCATCAAGCTCGGCGTCGCCGACGTCATCGCCGACGTGGTGTCCACCGGGCGCACCCTGCGCACCCAGGGCCTGGCCCCCTTCGGCGAGCCGCTGGTCGCCTCGGAGGCGGTGGTGGTGGGCCGCCGCGGGGCGGAGCCGCACCCGGACCAGGCGGTGTTCCTCTCCCGGATCACCGGCATCCTGCAC containing:
- a CDS encoding thioesterase family protein; amino-acid sequence: MKEDLEHGYYEPLGAVGGAERFRPTERTHGAWGDFQHGAPPAALLTRALERGAGTADDGMRITRIAVDLLSAVPYTELRSRARVTRPGRQIQKVEAELLAEVRGRWRAVATAAAWRMAVTPTDVVERALERPIPGPDACAGDPDTPLLRWSGGYIDSIRARSIADPDDPARPRIHWVRTDHPIVSGEPPSPIGRLMSVVDTANGIGATLDPAAWTFMNTDLVVHLHRAPEPGWTGISARGSIGPDGIGMTAAEIYDERGPVGRSTQTLLVRPRG
- a CDS encoding HAD family hydrolase, which gives rise to MKAILWDMDGTLLDSEPLWGRATHALARELGGPLPEEVRARTIGGSAPRTVGIIAEHLGLDLDAAARARAGERLFELFLEAARGGAELRPGVAGLLAEARAAGIPQVLVTNTVRRVAGVGIAAIGPGWFAGTVCGDEVPAGKPAPDPYLAGARIAGAAPGECLAVEDSPGGATAAVAAGCRTLYVPGPGVGPAPAGAGELAALTGRRDLAGVDLAALGELHRRLGGVEQ
- a CDS encoding phosphoribosyl-ATP diphosphatase, which codes for MTRVKDFDTLYQQLRARAEERPEGSATVAMLDAGVHAQGKKIMEEAGEVWLAAEHESDEALAEEISQLIYWLQVIMVGRGLTPEDVYRHL
- the hisG gene encoding ATP phosphoribosyltransferase, with the protein product MLRVAVPNKGSLSEAALDILHEAGYAGRGDSKRLTVADRANGIEFFFLRPKDIPIYVGDGQLHLGITGRDLAADSLAPVDEVLSLGFGASTFRYAAPAGQEWSVERLAGTRIATSYPNLVRRDIADRGIEAEVIRLDGAVEISIKLGVADVIADVVSTGRTLRTQGLAPFGEPLVASEAVVVGRRGAEPHPDQAVFLSRITGILHAKNYLMLDYNIERSKLAAASEITPGLSGPTVSPLQHDDWVAVRAMVPRAEANPVMDRLAAAGAQAILASDIRIARI